A section of the Paralichthys olivaceus isolate ysfri-2021 chromosome 14, ASM2471397v2, whole genome shotgun sequence genome encodes:
- the cyp26c1 gene encoding cytochrome P450 26C1, with amino-acid sequence MFVLQAQFGALWALGAALTSVLSALLLLALTRQLWSLRWSLTRDKESSLPLPRGSMGWPLVGETFHWLFQGSNFHISRRERHGNVFKTHLLGKPVIRVTGAENIRKILLGEHSLVCTQWPQSTRIILGPNTLVNSIGDLHKKKRKILAKVFSRGALESFLPRLQDVVKSEIAKWCSAPGSIDVYSAAKSLTFRIAVRVLLGLQMEEERIVYLARIFEQLMNNLFSLPIDAPLSGLRKGIKAREILHANMEKIIEEKMERQQAEDEYHDAFDYMLSSAKEHGQQLSIQELKETAVELIFAAHSTTASASTSLILQLLRHPAVVERARIELEAEGLGYEPHSGLGSSGATTEKDTDTGVTETTCLLNQVCQNHSDQEGFPQSHIPYLSLDKLSQLRYVDCVVKEVLRFLPPVSGGYRTALQTFELDGYQIPKGWSVMYSIRDTHETAAIFQSPELFDPDRFGPKREDSRSARFSYVPFGGGVRSCVGKELAQIILKTLTVELIGTCRWTLATENFPKMQTVPIVHPVNGLHVHFTHNHTL; translated from the exons ATGTTCGTCCTGCAGGCTCAGTTCGGGGCTCTGTGGGCCCTCGGCGCTGCGCTCACCTCGGTGCTGTCCGCGCTCCTGCTGCTGGCGCTCACCCGGCAGCTGTGGAGCCTCCGCTGGAGCCTGACCCGGGACAAAGAGAGCAGCCTGCCGCTGCCGAGGGGCTCCATGGGCTGGCCGCTGGTCGGGGAGACCTTCCACTGGCTGTTCCAG GGCTCCAACTTCCACATCTCCCGCAGAGAACGCCACGGCAACGTGTTCAAGACCCACCTGCTCGGGAAGCCTGTCATCAGGGTCACGGGTGCTGAAAACATCCGCAAGATCCTGCTGGGCGAGCACAGCCTGGTGTGCACCCAGTGGCCCCAGAGCACCCGCATCATCCTGGGGCCCAACACGCTGGTCAACTCCATCGGGGACCTgcacaagaagaagagaaaa ATCCTAGCTAAAGTGTTTAGCCGAGGGGCCCTGGAGTCCTTCCTGCCCCGGCTGCAGGACGTCGTCAAGTCTGAAATCGCCAAGTGGTGCTCGGCGCCAGGGTCCATCGACGTTTACAGCGCCGCCAAGTCCTTGACGTTCCGTATCGCCGTCCGGGTCCTGCTGGGTctgcagatggaggaggagcGGATCGTTTACCTGGCTCGCATCTTTGAGCAGCTGATGAACAACCTGTTCTCGCTCCCTATAGACGCTCCACTCAGCGGCCTCCGCAAG GGAATCAAAGCCAGAGAAATCCTGCACGCCAACATGGAAAAAATCATCGAGGAGAAAATGGAGCGGCAGCAGGCGGAGGACGAGTATCATGACGCCTTCGACTACATGTTGTCCAGCGCCAAAGAGCACGGACAGCAGCTCAGCATCCAGGAGCTGAAG GAAACAGCAGTAGAGTTGATCTTCGCCGCTCACTCCACCACAGCCAGCGCCTCCACGTCTCTCATTCTGCAGCTGCTTCGTCACCCTGCGGTGGTGGAGAGGGCCAGAATCGAGCTGGAGGCTGAGGGCTTAGGCTACGAACCCCACAGTGGTCTCGGCTCCTCTGGCGCCACGACGGAGAAAGACACCGACACCGGCGTCACAGAGACGACCTGCCTGCTGAACCAAGTGTGTCAGAACCACAGTGACCAGGAGGGTTTCCCACAGTCTCACATACCGTATCTGAGCCTGGACAAGCTGAGCCAGCTGCGATATGTCGACTGTGTCGTCAAGGAGGTGCTGCGCTTCCTGCCGCCGGTGTCCGGTGGTTACCGGACGGCCCTGCAGACGTTCGAGTTAGAC GGCTACCAGATCCCTAAAGGCTGGAGTGTGATGTACAGTATCCGCGACACCCACGAGACCGCAGCCATCTTCCAGAGTCCGGAGCTGTTCGACCCAGATCGGTTTGGTCCCAAGCGGGAGGACAGCAGGTCGGCTCGGTTCAGCTATGTGCCGTTTGGCGGCGGCGTGCGGAGCTGTGTGGGGAAAGAACTGGCACAGATCATCCTAAAGACTCTCACTGTGGAGCTGATCGGAACCTGCAGATGGACTCTGGCCACAGAGAACTTTCCAAAGATGCAGACGGTGCCGATCGTGCATCCAGTGAACGGGCTGCACGTGCACTTCACGCACAACCACACACTTTAG